One genomic region from Osmerus mordax isolate fOsmMor3 chromosome 4, fOsmMor3.pri, whole genome shotgun sequence encodes:
- the nts gene encoding neurotensin/neuromedin N produces MDPTALHFNPWKTQGKHWLNWGKEEERVPRYLSCAHLSLPVLTYLALLPYGLGFCLGGFSTVWNFSKMWAQVACILLLCFTCGGLCSDVDQEQRAIEEELLSSLFTSKIKQNKQSAPYWQVSLINLCKMVTSLSGPWQKAWDSEEESRDGLASLPEPLEYLNNLQHICRVIHPREERLLHESQGYLDPEQNSDNPLKRKSPYILKRQAHTAKTRRPYILKRSTLY; encoded by the exons ATGGATCCCACAGCTCTTCACTTCAACCCCTGGAAGACTCAAGGGAAACACTGGTTGAACtgggggaaagaagaagaaCGAGTTCCACGCTACCTCTCTTgtgcacatctctctctccctgttcttaCATATTTGGCCCTTTTACCTTATGGACTTGGGTTCTGCCTAGGCGGATTCTCTACAGTGTGGAATTTTTCAAAGATGTGGGCACAGGTGGCATGCATTCTTCTCCTCTGTTTCACATGTGGAGGTCTATGCTCAG ATGTTGACCAAGAACAGCGGGCGATAGAAGAGGAATTACTGAGCAGTCTCTTCACTTCAAAG ATTAAACAGAACAAGCAGAGCGCCCCCTACTGGCAAGTATCCCTTATCAACCTGTGCAAGATGGTAACCAGCCTTAGTGGACCGTGGCAAAAGGCCTGggacagtgaggaggagagcagggatggaCTGGCTTCGCTACCTGAACCGCTGGAGTATCTCAACAACCTACAGCACATCTGCAGAGTAATACATCCCCGTGAAGAGAGG TTACTCCACGAATCACAGGGCTACTTAGACCCCGAGCAAAACAGCGATAACCCACTCAAAAGGAAATCACCATACATCCTGAAGAGGCAAGCGCACACCGCCAAGACTCGGAGGCCGTACATCCTCAAGCGGAGTACATTATACTGA
- the mgat4c gene encoding alpha-1,3-mannosyl-glycoprotein 4-beta-N-acetylglucosaminyltransferase C — protein MRLVWKSMDKMRCFRKRSTIPFLGLLITCLLFLNLYIEDGYVVEEDKRQLRETSVHPPNSESYVHTLRDLTNFSGTINVTYRYLAGNPLPRKKYLTIGLSSVKRKRGNYLMETIKSIFDQSSYDELKEIVVVVHLADFDLTWCENLVQEISRKFAHHIIAGRLLVIHAPKEYYPPLEGLKRNYNDPEDRVRFRSKQNVDYAFLLNFCTNLSHFYMMLEDDVRCSKNFLTALKKVVTSREGSYWVMLEFSKLGYIGKLYHSRDLPRLAHFLLMFYQEMPCDWLLIHFRGLLAQKDVIRFKPSLFQHMGYYSSYKGAENKLKDDDFEEDSIDIPDNPPASLHTNINVFENYDASKAYSSVDEYFWGKPPSTGDFFVIVFYRSTKISKIKITTGTDDRQNDILHHGALEVGEKLVGTKKGTQCSSYITLGEFKNGNIEVQDVDHKIGFDIECVRIVVTASQKEWLIIRSISLWTTQPPSQ, from the exons ATGAGGCTGGTGTGGAAGTCCATGGACAAAATGAGGTGCTTCAGGAAACGCTCTACCATTCCTTTCCTGGGATTGCTGATCACCTGTCTCCTCTTTCTCAACCTGTACATTGAGGATGGTTACGTAGTG GAAGAGGATAAAAGACAGCTGAGGGAAACATCCGTACATCCTCCAAACTCAGAGAGCTACGTTCACACCTTGAGAGATCTTACTAATTTCTCTGGGACCATAAACGTCACATATCGTTACCTGGCTGGAAACCCTTTGCCTCGCAAGA AATATCTTACTATTGGGTTGTCATCTgtcaaaagaaaaagaggaaattATCTAATGGAAACGATCAAATCCATTTTTGACCAGTCCAGTTATGATGAGCTGAAAGAGATTGTGGTTGTTGTCCACCTGGCCGACTTTGACCTTACCTGGTGTGAGAATCTTGTTCAGGAAATCTCCAGGAAGTTTGCTCACCACATCATAGCGGGAAGGCTTCTGGTGATTCATGCCCCTAAGGAGTACTACCCACCCCTGGAGGGGCTGAAGAGGAACTATAATGATCCGGAAGACAGGGTCCGTTTCCGCTCCAAACAAAACGTGGACTACGCCTTTCTCCTGAATTTCTGTACCAACCTCTCTCATTTCTACATGATGCTTGAGGACGATGTGCGCTGCTCAAAGAACTTCCTGACAGCCTTAAAGAAAGTGGTCACCTCAAGAGAAGGTTCCTATTGGGTGATGCTGGAGTTCTCCAAGCTTGGCTACATTGGGAAACTCTACCACTCTAGGGACCTGCCACGCTTGGCCCACTTCCTTCTTATGTTCTACCAGGAGATGCCCTGTGACTGGCTTCTCATTCATTTCCGGGGCCTGCTGGCCCAAAAAGACGTTATCCGTTTCAAACcctccctgttccaacacatgGGATACTACTCCTCCTATAAGGGGGCAGAGAACAAGTTGAAGGACGATGATTTTGAGGAAGACTCCATTGACATTCCTGACAATCCTCCAGCCAGCCTTCACACAAACATCAATGTATTTGAGAATTATGATGCATCCAAGGCATATAGCAGTGTAGATGAGTACTTCTGGGGAAAGCCTCCTTCCACGGGTGACTTCTttgtcatagtgttttacaGATCCACCAAAATTAGCAAAATTAAGATCACCACAGGAACGGATGATCGACAGAATGACATCCTTCACCATGGAGCTCTAGAAGTGGGAGAGAAGTTAGTCGGAACTAAGAAAGGGACACAGTGTTCTTCATACATAACATTAGGAGAATTTAAAAACGGCAACATTGAGGTACAAGATGTTGACCACAAGATAGGCTTTGACATTGAATGTGTGCGTATTGTGGTGACTGCTAGTCAGAAAGAATGGCTTATCATAAGAAGCATAAGCTTGTGGACTACTCAACCACCAAGTCAATGA
- the rassf9 gene encoding ras association domain-containing protein 9, whose protein sequence is MAPFGKNFLKARLKNRNKDIEAVPGKEIQVSVFDEEKVVCGVTKHTTCADIVQALLDDHKTIPESKRLLHGDCKDFCLLERWKGFERALPPLTRILRLWNAWGDQKPFIQFILVKTSDVVPQTGKRCSKSKGAKPKTWEKGPTHYSQSMPVERQKRMVKKAFRKLEKIHKEKETTPGAAEIDRMVQLIISQDHTIRQQVQRMRDLDLEIERGKLQVGQEVDNLSKLSTPPTQSMGFQNEDPLQDYLYSRDGVEQLELQLQRHQDLILQLSHDINAELMSGTFAWPEVPEEEVQPQGATAAALSQASFDLDLSSHVPELERLQSELKYSLCTGVSLHSQTMELEKELKRYDMTISSKDQECWQLATQLCSLQLEESVKETPRSGTLKGLAHCSVPQHVKLKHNLSPTDITDTDSDTGISSTHSQDSLLPCLDSLPPLDSDV, encoded by the exons ATGGCTCCGTTTGGAAAAAACTTTCTGAAAGCGCGCTTGAAAAACAG GAACAAGGACATTGAAGCTGTTCCAGGAAAGGAGATCCAGGTGTCCGTGTTTGATGAAGAGAAGGTGGTCTGTGGAGTGaccaaacacacaacatgtgCAGACATAGTGCAGGCCTTGCTGGACGACCATAAGACCATCCCAGAAAGCAAGAGGCTCCTACATGGTGACTGCAAAGACTTCTGCCTCCTGGAGCGCTGGAAGGGCTTTGAGAGGGCTCTGCCTCCTCTGACACGAATCCTCAGGCTTTGGAATGCCTGGGGTGACCAAAAACCATTTATTCAGTTCATTCTAGTTAAAACCAGCGATGTTGTGCCCCAAACAGGCAAACGGTGCAGTAAATCCAAAGGGGCCAAGCCAAAGACGTGGGAAAAAGGTCCCACTCATTATTCTCAGTCCATGCCTGTTGAGAGACAAAAGCGCATGGTGAAAAAAGCCTTTCGGAAGCTGGAGAAGATCCACAAGGAGAAGGAGACCACCCCAGGTGCTGCGGAGATTGACAGGATGGTTCAGCTCATCATCTCACAGGACCACACAATCCGACAGCAGGTCCAGCGAATGAGAGATCTAGATTTGGAGATTGAGAGGGGCAAACTGCAGGTGGGCCAGGAGGTTGACAACTTGTCAAAGTTGTCAACACCTCCCACCCAGAGTATGGGCTTTCAGAATGAGGATCCGTTGCAGGACTACCTGTACTCTAGAGACGGAGTGGAGCAGCTAGAGTTGCAGTTGCAGAGGCACCAAGACCTCATCCTCCAGTTGTCTCATGACATCAACGCAGAGCTGATGAGTGGCACGTTTGCCTGGCCAGAGGTTCCAGAAGAGGAGGTGCAACCGCAAGGGGCCACGGCTGCTGCACTATCCCAAGCATCTTTTGACTTGGATCTATCCTCCCATGTCCCGGAACTGGAGAGGCTACAGTCAGAACTGAAGTATAGCCTGTGCACTGGCGTGTCCCTTCACAGCCAAACAATGGAGCTGGAGAAAGAGCTAAAGCGCTACGATATGACAATAAGCTCCAAAGACCAGGAGTGTTGGCAGCTGGCCACCCAGCTTTGCTCACTGCAGTTGGAGGAAAGTGTAAAGGAAACTCCCAGGTCTGGGACCCTAAAAGGCCTGGCTCATTGCAGTGTTCCACAACACGTTAAACTCAAACACAACTTGTCCCCTACTGACATAACCGACACTGACTCCGACACCGGGATTAGCTCCACACACAGTCAAGACTCCCTCTTGCCCTGTTTGGATTCCCTGCCTCCTCTGGACTCAGATGTTTGA